Proteins encoded within one genomic window of Ideonella dechloratans:
- a CDS encoding ABC transporter substrate-binding protein, protein MTVSFRPARRVLGLTLLALAGLGAASAPALAAPNEQFVPLPTYRVGPYASSGTLWWAGILDYFRYINEVEGGINGVKLVWQECETEWSTDRIVECYERFKNGRDGAPTAFFFTHSTPASYALMDKGAADHIPLIDPAGGRTESTDGGVFPYAFPLLLNYYSQASVGINFIAQREGGFDKLKGKKIATVYHDSAYGRETQAAIALLAKKYGFENIQIPVADPGNEQSAQWRQVRQAKPDWIFLRTWGVSTPVAIKTAARFGFPVDHIIGDVWAGSEADVLPAGAAAKGYKAIAPFPGGAQFEIHKRLKKAILDAGKSDLKDPKFFGSVYYNIGLINAATAVEALRTGQQKFGNRPLNGEEGRWAFEHLDITDARLKEIGFYGLLQKIKLSCNEHEGGGAARLQEWDGSKWVQITDWVQADRPTLRPLIDQKAAAYAKEKGITPRDCRKAG, encoded by the coding sequence ATGACTGTTTCCTTCCGTCCCGCCCGGCGTGTGCTGGGCCTGACCCTGCTGGCGCTGGCAGGCCTGGGCGCTGCCAGTGCCCCGGCCCTCGCGGCCCCCAACGAGCAATTCGTGCCGCTGCCCACCTACCGGGTCGGGCCGTACGCCTCCAGCGGCACGCTGTGGTGGGCGGGCATCCTCGACTACTTCCGCTACATCAACGAGGTGGAGGGGGGCATCAACGGCGTCAAGCTGGTCTGGCAGGAATGCGAGACCGAGTGGTCCACCGACCGCATCGTCGAGTGCTACGAGCGCTTCAAGAACGGCCGGGATGGCGCGCCCACGGCCTTCTTCTTCACCCACAGCACCCCGGCGTCCTACGCCCTGATGGACAAAGGCGCGGCGGACCACATCCCCCTGATCGACCCGGCCGGTGGCCGCACCGAGTCGACCGATGGCGGTGTCTTCCCCTACGCCTTCCCACTGCTGCTGAACTACTACAGCCAGGCTTCGGTGGGCATCAACTTCATCGCCCAGCGCGAGGGCGGCTTCGACAAGCTCAAGGGCAAGAAGATCGCCACTGTCTACCACGACTCGGCCTATGGGCGGGAAACCCAGGCGGCCATCGCGCTGCTGGCCAAGAAGTACGGTTTCGAGAACATCCAGATCCCGGTGGCCGACCCGGGCAATGAGCAGTCCGCGCAATGGCGCCAGGTGCGCCAGGCCAAGCCGGACTGGATCTTCCTGCGCACCTGGGGCGTCTCGACCCCGGTGGCGATCAAGACGGCCGCGCGTTTCGGCTTCCCGGTGGACCACATCATCGGCGACGTCTGGGCCGGCTCCGAAGCCGACGTGCTGCCAGCCGGGGCCGCCGCCAAGGGCTACAAGGCGATTGCGCCCTTCCCGGGCGGGGCGCAGTTCGAGATCCACAAGCGGCTCAAGAAGGCCATCCTCGACGCCGGCAAGAGCGACCTGAAGGATCCCAAGTTCTTCGGCAGCGTGTACTACAACATCGGCCTCATCAATGCCGCCACGGCGGTGGAGGCCCTGCGCACGGGCCAGCAGAAGTTCGGCAACCGGCCGCTCAACGGCGAAGAGGGCCGCTGGGCCTTCGAGCACCTGGACATCACCGACGCCCGCCTCAAGGAGATCGGCTTCTACGGCCTGCTGCAGAAGATCAAGCTCTCCTGCAACGAGCACGAAGGGGGCGGTGCGGCGCGCCTGCAGGAATGGGATGGCAGCAAGTGGGTGCAGATCACCGACTGGGTGCAGGCCGACCGGCCCACGCTGCGCCCGCTGATCGACCAGAAGGCCGCGGCCTACGCCAAGGAGAAGGGCATCACCCCGCGGGACTGCCGCAAGGCGGGTTGA
- the sfnG gene encoding dimethylsulfone monooxygenase SfnG, with amino-acid sequence MSTSPIQFAYWVPNVSGGLVVSKIEQRTHWDIDYNRKLAQIAERAGFAYALSQIRFTAGYGAEYQHESVSFSHALLAATERLKVIAAVLPGPWNPALLAKQIATIDQLTGGRIAVNIVSGWFKGEFTAIGEPWLEHDERYRRSEEFIRALKGIWTTDGFSFAGDFYRFRDYTLRPKPLQKPHPEIFQGGSSRAARDMAARVSDWYFTNGNTPEGIQAQVDDIRAKAAVYGHKVKIGVNAFIIARDTEAEARAVLQEIIDKADPEAVNAFGDAVKQAGKASPEGEGNWAKSSFEDLVQYNDGFRTNLIGTPEQIAERIVALKAVGVDLVLAGFLHFQEEVAYFGEKVLPLVRALEARGETIPQAVTA; translated from the coding sequence ATGAGCACCTCTCCCATCCAGTTTGCCTACTGGGTTCCCAATGTCAGCGGCGGCCTGGTCGTCAGCAAGATCGAGCAGCGGACTCATTGGGACATCGACTACAACCGCAAGCTCGCCCAGATCGCGGAAAGGGCCGGTTTTGCCTATGCCCTGAGCCAGATCCGCTTCACCGCTGGCTACGGCGCTGAATACCAGCACGAATCGGTGTCCTTCAGCCATGCGTTGCTGGCGGCCACCGAGCGGCTGAAGGTCATCGCGGCCGTGCTGCCCGGGCCTTGGAACCCGGCGCTGTTGGCCAAGCAGATCGCCACCATCGATCAGCTCACCGGGGGGCGCATCGCGGTGAACATCGTGTCGGGCTGGTTCAAGGGCGAGTTCACCGCCATTGGTGAACCCTGGTTGGAGCATGACGAGCGCTACCGCCGCTCCGAAGAGTTCATCCGTGCGCTCAAGGGCATCTGGACCACCGACGGCTTCAGCTTCGCCGGTGACTTCTACCGCTTCCGCGACTACACGCTGCGTCCCAAGCCGCTGCAGAAGCCCCACCCGGAGATCTTCCAGGGCGGCAGCTCCCGTGCGGCCCGCGACATGGCCGCGCGCGTGTCGGACTGGTACTTCACCAACGGCAACACGCCTGAGGGCATCCAGGCCCAGGTCGACGACATCCGTGCCAAGGCCGCCGTCTATGGCCACAAGGTGAAGATCGGCGTGAACGCCTTCATCATCGCCCGCGACACCGAGGCCGAGGCCCGGGCCGTGCTGCAGGAGATCATCGACAAGGCCGACCCCGAGGCGGTCAACGCCTTCGGCGATGCCGTCAAGCAGGCCGGCAAGGCCAGCCCGGAGGGCGAGGGCAACTGGGCCAAGTCCAGCTTCGAGGACCTGGTGCAGTACAACGACGGCTTCCGCACCAACCTGATCGGCACGCCCGAGCAGATCGCCGAGCGCATCGTCGCCCTCAAGGCGGTGGGGGTGGACCTGGTGCTGGCCGGCTTCCTGCATTTCCAGGAAGAAGTGGCCTATTTCGGCGAGAAGGTGCTGCCGCTGGTGCGGGCCCTGGAAGCCCGCGGCGAGACCATCCCCCAGGCCGTGACGGCCTGA
- a CDS encoding lysophospholipid acyltransferase family protein, with amino-acid sequence MIKRWGSQAIVFLMWLLHWLPLPLLAAIGEGVGALLWRLAGSRRKVVLKNLALCFPELDEAARRRLAREHFGAVARGFLEHSYLWFASEERLLRMVRIEGDIHLAERTGRPVMWLLPHFVGLDYTAPALMLKQSKPAITIYQRQSNAVFDEALLKARARFGQARLFDRQAGIRPVLRAIQKEGAGFVNLPDMDFGTKDAAFVPFFGVPAATLLAPARMAQSMHMLVQPIVVTMLPRGQGYVVRFCEAPEGFDNPDLPQAAAAFNRWLEARIREQPAQYYWVHRRFKTRPEGEARIY; translated from the coding sequence ATGATCAAGCGTTGGGGATCGCAGGCCATCGTCTTCCTGATGTGGCTGCTGCACTGGCTGCCGCTGCCGCTGCTGGCGGCCATCGGCGAGGGCGTGGGGGCGCTGCTGTGGCGCCTGGCCGGCTCGCGCCGCAAGGTGGTGCTCAAGAACCTGGCCCTGTGCTTTCCGGAGCTGGACGAGGCCGCCCGGCGGCGCCTGGCCCGCGAGCACTTCGGTGCCGTGGCGCGCGGCTTCCTGGAGCACAGTTACCTCTGGTTCGCCTCGGAGGAACGCCTGCTGCGCATGGTGCGCATCGAGGGCGACATCCACCTGGCCGAGCGCACCGGCCGGCCGGTGATGTGGCTGCTGCCGCATTTCGTGGGGCTGGACTACACCGCCCCGGCGCTGATGCTCAAGCAGAGCAAGCCGGCCATCACCATCTACCAGCGGCAGAGCAACGCCGTCTTCGACGAGGCCCTCCTCAAGGCCCGGGCCCGTTTCGGCCAGGCCCGGTTGTTCGATCGCCAGGCCGGCATCCGGCCGGTGCTGCGCGCCATCCAGAAGGAGGGTGCGGGCTTCGTCAACCTGCCGGACATGGATTTCGGCACCAAGGACGCGGCCTTCGTGCCCTTCTTCGGTGTGCCGGCCGCCACGCTGCTGGCGCCGGCGCGCATGGCCCAGTCCATGCACATGCTGGTGCAGCCCATCGTCGTGACCATGCTGCCGCGCGGACAGGGCTATGTGGTGCGCTTCTGCGAGGCGCCCGAGGGCTTCGACAACCCCGACCTGCCGCAGGCGGCTGCGGCCTTCAACCGCTGGTTGGAAGCCCGCATCCGCGAGCAGCCGGCCCAGTACTACTGGGTGCACCGCCGCTTCAAGACCCGGCCCGAGGGCGAGGCCAGGATCTACTGA
- the metK gene encoding methionine adenosyltransferase, translating into MANDYLFTSESVSEGHPDKVADQISDAILDALLTQDPYARVAAETLTNTGLVVLAGEITAKEGTNVDYIQVARDTIKRIGYDNTEYGIDYKGCAVLVAYDKQSADIAQGVDRASDDYLNIGAGDQGLMFGYACDETPELMPAPIYYAHRVVERQAQLRKDGRLPFLRPDAKSQITMRYVDGKPHSIDTVVLSTQHSPDQSETATKMKASFYEACIEEIIKPVLPAEWLQDTKFLINPTGRFVIGGPQGDCGLTGRKIIVDTYGGACPHGGGAFSGKDPTKVDRSAAYAARYVAKNIVAAGLARQCQIQVSYAIGVARPINITVYTEGTGVISDEKIAALVNEQFDLRPKGIIQMLDLQRPIFAKTAAYGHFGREEPEFTWERTDKAQALRAAAGL; encoded by the coding sequence GTGGCGAACGATTATCTCTTCACCTCCGAATCGGTCTCGGAAGGCCACCCCGACAAGGTCGCCGACCAGATCTCCGATGCCATCCTGGACGCCCTGCTGACGCAGGACCCCTACGCCCGTGTCGCAGCCGAGACGCTGACCAACACGGGCCTGGTGGTGCTGGCCGGCGAGATCACCGCCAAGGAAGGCACCAACGTCGACTACATCCAGGTCGCGCGCGACACCATCAAGCGCATCGGCTACGACAACACCGAGTACGGCATCGACTACAAGGGCTGCGCGGTGCTGGTGGCCTACGACAAGCAGAGCGCCGACATCGCCCAGGGCGTGGACCGCGCCAGCGACGACTACCTGAACATCGGCGCCGGCGACCAGGGCCTGATGTTCGGCTACGCCTGCGACGAGACGCCCGAGCTGATGCCCGCGCCGATCTACTACGCCCACCGCGTGGTCGAGCGCCAGGCCCAGCTGCGCAAGGACGGCCGCCTGCCCTTCCTGCGCCCGGACGCCAAGAGCCAGATCACGATGCGCTACGTGGACGGCAAGCCCCACAGCATCGACACCGTGGTGCTGTCCACCCAGCACAGCCCGGACCAGTCCGAGACCGCCACCAAGATGAAGGCCAGCTTCTACGAAGCCTGCATCGAGGAAATCATCAAGCCGGTGCTGCCGGCCGAGTGGCTGCAGGACACCAAGTTCCTGATCAACCCGACCGGCCGCTTCGTCATCGGCGGCCCGCAGGGCGACTGCGGCCTGACCGGCCGCAAGATCATCGTGGACACCTACGGCGGCGCCTGCCCGCACGGCGGTGGCGCCTTCTCGGGCAAGGATCCGACCAAGGTGGACCGCTCGGCCGCCTACGCCGCGCGCTACGTGGCCAAGAACATCGTGGCCGCCGGCCTGGCCCGCCAGTGCCAGATCCAGGTGAGCTACGCCATCGGCGTGGCCCGCCCGATCAACATCACGGTCTACACCGAAGGCACCGGCGTGATCTCCGACGAGAAGATCGCCGCCCTGGTGAACGAGCAGTTCGACCTGCGCCCGAAGGGCATCATCCAGATGCTGGACCTGCAGCGCCCGATCTTCGCCAAGACCGCCGCCTACGGCCACTTCGGCCGCGAGGAGCCCGAGTTCACTTGGGAGCGCACCGACAAGGCCCAAGCGCTGCGCGCCGCAGCCGGGTTGTAA
- a CDS encoding ABC transporter substrate-binding protein — protein sequence MSISVRWGRHAAALFAAAVLFLMGRPTQAAPGEQFVPLATYRVGAYASSGIPVWAGIIDYLRYINEVEGGINGVKLVWQECETEWTAEKGIECYERFKNGLNGAPVGPYLPNGAPAAYALSDKATADKIPLITLGYGRTEATDGSVFPYNFPLMLTFYSEASVFINYVAQKEGGFDKLKGKKIATVYHDSAYGRETQGPLALLAKKYGFENIQIPVADPGNEQSAQWRQVRQARPDWVFLRTWGVSTPVAIKTAARFGYPVNRIVGDIWASSNEDVLPTGEAGKGYLALTPYPGGADFDIHHRLKKHILDAGKSDLKDPKSFGSVYYNSGLIDGAIVVEALRAGQKKFGQRPLSGDEARWGLEHLQLDDARLRQIGFYGLMQRLSLSCSDHEGGGAARVQQWDGRQWNLVTDWVQADRATLRPLIDAKAAAYAKEKGITPRDCRKDS from the coding sequence ATGTCCATTTCTGTCCGATGGGGTCGCCATGCAGCGGCGCTGTTTGCCGCGGCGGTGTTGTTCTTGATGGGGCGGCCCACGCAGGCCGCGCCCGGCGAGCAGTTCGTGCCCCTGGCCACCTACCGCGTGGGCGCCTACGCGTCCAGCGGGATCCCGGTCTGGGCCGGCATCATCGACTACCTGCGCTACATCAACGAGGTGGAAGGCGGCATCAACGGCGTCAAGCTGGTCTGGCAGGAGTGCGAGACCGAATGGACGGCCGAGAAGGGCATCGAGTGCTACGAGCGCTTCAAGAACGGCCTCAACGGTGCGCCGGTCGGGCCCTATCTGCCCAATGGCGCACCGGCCGCCTATGCCCTGTCCGACAAGGCCACGGCCGACAAGATTCCGCTGATCACGCTGGGCTACGGTCGCACCGAGGCCACCGATGGCAGTGTCTTCCCCTACAACTTTCCGCTGATGCTGACCTTCTACAGCGAGGCCTCGGTTTTCATCAACTACGTGGCGCAGAAGGAAGGCGGCTTCGACAAGCTCAAGGGCAAGAAGATCGCCACCGTCTACCACGACTCGGCCTATGGGCGGGAGACGCAAGGTCCGCTGGCCTTGCTGGCCAAGAAGTACGGCTTCGAGAACATCCAGATCCCGGTGGCCGATCCGGGCAATGAACAGTCGGCCCAGTGGCGCCAGGTGCGCCAGGCCAGGCCGGATTGGGTCTTCCTGCGCACCTGGGGTGTCTCGACTCCGGTGGCGATCAAGACGGCCGCGCGCTTTGGCTATCCCGTCAACCGCATCGTCGGTGACATCTGGGCCAGCTCCAACGAAGACGTGCTGCCCACTGGCGAGGCCGGCAAGGGCTATCTGGCGCTCACGCCCTATCCCGGCGGGGCCGACTTCGACATCCATCACCGCCTGAAGAAGCACATCCTGGACGCCGGCAAGAGCGATCTGAAGGACCCCAAGAGCTTCGGCAGCGTCTACTACAACTCGGGCCTCATCGACGGTGCCATCGTGGTGGAGGCGCTGCGCGCCGGGCAGAAGAAGTTCGGCCAGCGTCCGCTCAGCGGTGACGAGGCGCGCTGGGGCCTGGAGCATCTGCAGCTGGACGACGCGCGCCTGCGCCAGATCGGTTTCTACGGCCTGATGCAGCGCCTGTCGCTGTCCTGCTCCGACCACGAGGGCGGCGGTGCCGCCCGTGTGCAGCAATGGGATGGCCGGCAATGGAACCTGGTGACCGACTGGGTGCAGGCCGACCGCGCCACGCTGCGCCCGCTGATCGATGCCAAGGCCGCGGCCTATGCCAAGGAAAAAGGCATCACGCCACGCGACTGCCGCAAGGACAGCTGA
- the dapF gene encoding diaminopimelate epimerase — translation MRLHFTKMHGAGNDFVVLDATRAPLALSREQLQLLGDRRFGVGADQILVVEAAQTPGVDFRYRIFNGATGDEVEQCGNGSRCFVRYVHDHGLSDQTTIRVETVNNRLTLTLQPDGRVTVDMNQPRFAPADLPFDASGLVPREVNGMPLWPLDLGEGAQAEVALVSMGNPHAVLRVDDVATAPVADWGPKIEAHPRFPRKVNAGFLQVRSRSEVALRVFERDAGETLACGTGACAAVVAGIRLGWLDATVDVHTRGGVLTISWAGEGHSVMMTGPAVTVFEGEIEL, via the coding sequence ATGCGTTTGCACTTCACCAAGATGCACGGCGCCGGCAACGACTTCGTCGTGCTGGACGCCACCCGCGCGCCGCTGGCGCTCAGCCGGGAACAGCTGCAGCTCCTGGGCGACCGCCGATTCGGCGTGGGCGCCGACCAGATCCTGGTCGTCGAGGCCGCGCAGACGCCTGGCGTGGACTTCCGCTACCGCATCTTCAACGGCGCCACCGGCGACGAGGTGGAGCAGTGCGGCAACGGTTCGCGCTGCTTCGTGCGCTATGTGCACGACCACGGGCTGAGCGACCAGACCACCATCCGCGTGGAGACGGTCAACAACCGACTGACGCTGACCCTGCAGCCCGACGGCCGGGTGACGGTGGACATGAACCAGCCCCGCTTCGCGCCGGCCGATCTACCGTTCGACGCCAGCGGGCTGGTGCCGCGCGAGGTGAACGGCATGCCGCTGTGGCCGCTGGACCTGGGCGAGGGGGCGCAGGCCGAGGTGGCCCTGGTGTCCATGGGCAACCCGCACGCCGTGCTGCGGGTGGATGACGTGGCCACCGCCCCGGTGGCCGACTGGGGCCCGAAGATCGAGGCCCACCCGCGTTTCCCGCGCAAGGTCAACGCCGGCTTCCTGCAGGTGCGCTCGCGCAGCGAGGTGGCCTTGCGTGTGTTCGAGCGCGACGCGGGCGAGACCCTGGCCTGCGGCACCGGTGCCTGCGCGGCGGTGGTGGCCGGCATCCGCCTGGGCTGGCTGGATGCCACGGTGGATGTGCACACCCGCGGCGGCGTGCTGACCATCAGCTGGGCCGGCGAGGGCCATTCGGTGATGATGACCGGTCCCGCGGTGACCGTCTTTGAAGGAGAGATCGAGCTGTGA
- a CDS encoding lysophospholipid acyltransferase family protein codes for MMLLLRWVAHWPLGLVQFCGAVLGWIVWAASPSYRRRLAANARQAGLTPAQARAAVAQAGRMSAEVPWLWFRTADRPLGALIQWDGEELVEQAIQAGKGLLLLTPHLGAFEFAARGYAERYGQRQPITVLYRPARQAMLAQWQTYSRTAPGMQAAPANLSGVRQMLRALRKGETVGLLPDQVPPDGQGVWVPYFGRTAYTMTLAARLAQQTGCAVVLTWCERLPGGQGFAIHYRPLPQPLPDSGEEASAALVNQAMEWVIGHCPDQYLWGYNRYKQPRRVEASAGEAKA; via the coding sequence ATGATGTTATTGCTGCGTTGGGTGGCGCATTGGCCCCTCGGGTTGGTGCAGTTCTGTGGGGCGGTCCTGGGCTGGATCGTCTGGGCGGCCTCGCCCAGCTACCGGCGCCGGCTGGCGGCCAATGCCCGGCAGGCGGGTCTCACGCCGGCCCAGGCCCGGGCCGCGGTGGCCCAGGCCGGTCGCATGTCGGCCGAGGTGCCCTGGCTGTGGTTCCGCACCGCCGACCGCCCGCTGGGCGCGCTGATCCAGTGGGACGGCGAGGAACTGGTCGAGCAGGCCATCCAGGCCGGCAAGGGCCTGCTGCTGCTCACGCCCCACCTGGGCGCCTTCGAGTTCGCCGCCCGCGGCTACGCCGAGCGTTACGGCCAGCGCCAGCCCATCACCGTGCTGTATCGCCCGGCCCGCCAGGCCATGCTGGCGCAGTGGCAGACCTACTCCCGCACGGCGCCGGGCATGCAGGCCGCGCCGGCCAATCTCTCGGGCGTGCGGCAGATGCTGCGGGCCCTGCGCAAGGGCGAAACGGTGGGGCTGCTGCCCGATCAGGTGCCGCCGGACGGGCAGGGCGTCTGGGTGCCGTACTTCGGCCGCACGGCCTACACCATGACGCTGGCGGCCCGCCTGGCCCAGCAGACCGGCTGCGCCGTGGTGCTGACCTGGTGCGAGCGCCTGCCGGGCGGGCAGGGCTTTGCCATCCATTACCGGCCGCTGCCCCAGCCCCTGCCCGACAGCGGCGAGGAGGCGTCGGCCGCCCTCGTCAACCAGGCCATGGAATGGGTCATCGGCCACTGCCCGGACCAGTACCTCTGGGGCTACAACCGCTACAAACAACCACGGCGCGTCGAGGCGAGCGCCGGAGAAGCCAAAGCATGA
- a CDS encoding branched-chain amino acid ABC transporter permease, producing the protein MEFFIETLVGGLLAGTMYSLVAIGFVLIYKASGVFNFAQGAMLLFSALTFVTLHEKGLGFLPALLLTAAVMALGAVLIERWVLRPLVNRSQITLFMATLGLSFILEGLAQGLMGAEVRALDLGIEDTPLELGGVLLSRFDLVAAATAGVLVAVLALLFNRTRIGISLRAVADDTQAALSIGIHLHRIWQIVWAVAGWVGLVAGLLWGARQGVQFSLSLVVLKALPVLIIGGFTSIGGAIAGGLIVGASENLAEVYLGPSIGGGITPWFAYFLALAFLYIRPAGLFGERAIERV; encoded by the coding sequence ATGGAATTCTTCATCGAAACCCTGGTCGGCGGCCTGCTGGCCGGCACCATGTACTCGCTGGTGGCCATCGGCTTTGTGCTGATCTACAAGGCCAGCGGTGTCTTCAACTTCGCCCAGGGCGCCATGCTGCTGTTCTCGGCGCTGACTTTCGTCACGCTGCACGAGAAGGGGTTGGGCTTTCTGCCGGCCCTGCTGCTCACCGCCGCGGTGATGGCGCTGGGCGCCGTGCTGATCGAGCGCTGGGTGCTGCGGCCCCTGGTCAACCGCTCGCAGATCACGCTGTTCATGGCCACGCTGGGCCTGAGCTTCATCCTGGAGGGCCTGGCCCAGGGGCTGATGGGCGCCGAGGTCCGGGCGCTGGACTTGGGCATCGAGGACACGCCGCTGGAACTGGGCGGGGTGCTGCTGAGCCGCTTCGACCTGGTGGCGGCCGCCACGGCCGGGGTGCTCGTGGCCGTGCTGGCCCTGCTGTTCAACCGCACCCGCATTGGCATCTCCTTGCGGGCGGTGGCGGACGACACCCAGGCGGCGCTGTCCATCGGCATCCACCTGCACCGCATCTGGCAGATCGTCTGGGCGGTGGCGGGCTGGGTCGGGCTGGTCGCCGGTCTGCTGTGGGGGGCCCGCCAGGGCGTGCAGTTCTCGCTCTCGCTGGTGGTGCTCAAGGCCTTGCCGGTGCTGATCATCGGCGGCTTCACCTCCATCGGCGGCGCCATCGCGGGGGGCCTGATCGTGGGCGCCAGCGAGAACCTGGCCGAGGTCTACCTGGGGCCCTCGATCGGCGGTGGCATCACGCCCTGGTTTGCCTACTTCCTGGCCTTGGCCTTTCTCTACATCCGTCCCGCGGGCCTGTTTGGCGAGCGGGCCATCGAACGTGTCTGA
- a CDS encoding DUF484 family protein, with protein MTSNENGVHGITEQDIANYLANNPGFFERQAELLATIQLTSPHGQRAVSLQERQMEMLRERIKGLERKIMEMIRAGQENVQIAERMHRWTCAVMLARSAVMLGEVLVAELKHEFLIPQAAVRVWGVAPAYAHLPWAQGASEDVKTFASSLSQPYCGLNAQFEAAQWLGDATPAQSLAMIPLRLGKSAGECFGLLVLGSPDALRYQNDMGTEFLQQVGDIASAAMGRLLLAE; from the coding sequence GTGACGAGCAACGAGAACGGGGTGCACGGCATCACCGAACAGGACATCGCCAACTACCTGGCCAACAACCCCGGCTTCTTCGAGCGCCAGGCCGAGCTGCTGGCCACCATCCAGCTCACCAGCCCCCACGGCCAGCGCGCCGTCTCGCTGCAGGAGCGGCAGATGGAGATGCTGCGCGAGCGCATCAAGGGCCTGGAGCGCAAGATCATGGAGATGATCCGCGCCGGCCAGGAGAACGTGCAGATCGCCGAGCGCATGCACCGCTGGACCTGCGCCGTGATGCTGGCGCGCAGCGCGGTGATGCTGGGCGAGGTGCTGGTGGCCGAGCTCAAGCACGAGTTCCTGATCCCGCAGGCGGCCGTGCGCGTCTGGGGTGTGGCCCCGGCCTATGCCCACCTGCCCTGGGCCCAGGGCGCCAGCGAGGACGTCAAGACCTTCGCTTCGAGCCTGTCCCAGCCCTACTGCGGCCTCAACGCCCAGTTCGAGGCCGCCCAATGGCTGGGTGACGCCACGCCGGCCCAGTCGCTGGCCATGATTCCGCTGCGCCTGGGCAAGTCGGCCGGCGAGTGCTTCGGCCTGCTGGTGCTGGGCTCGCCCGACGCACTGCGCTACCAGAACGACATGGGCACCGAATTCCTGCAACAGGTGGGCGACATCGCCAGCGCGGCGATGGGCCGCCTGCTGCTGGCCGAGTGA
- a CDS encoding branched-chain amino acid ABC transporter permease, which produces MSASLHVFPSPPLVAPVELVVSRRRHAWVWLGLALVLASLPWWVSTYWINAILIPTLVLSLAGLGLNLLTGYTGQTSVGAAGFMAVGAFATYGLLLRVPPLPLPLALLGGGVIAAGVGWLFGLPSGRIKGFYLMVTTLASQFFLEWLFVKFPWFYNNASSGTISAPRLQWGGWDLSGPGGRYGLTLACVALLTWAAANLVRSQTGRNWMAVRDMDTAAAVIGIPVERVKRQAFAVSSFYLGIAGALWAFAYLGTASASSFDINRSFQILFIIIIGGMGSLAGNFIGAAFISLLPIALSAAGQWLLGGAVDPGQIQNLQKILFGVLIIGFLIREPDGLARLLTLWRERLAVWPLRF; this is translated from the coding sequence ATGAGTGCTTCCCTGCATGTGTTTCCCTCGCCGCCGCTGGTGGCACCTGTCGAGCTGGTGGTCTCACGCCGCCGCCACGCCTGGGTCTGGCTGGGGCTGGCCCTGGTCCTGGCGAGCCTGCCCTGGTGGGTCTCGACCTACTGGATCAACGCCATCCTGATCCCGACCCTGGTGCTGTCGCTGGCGGGGCTGGGCCTGAACCTGCTCACCGGCTACACCGGTCAGACCTCGGTGGGGGCCGCCGGCTTCATGGCGGTGGGGGCCTTCGCCACCTACGGCCTCCTGCTGCGTGTGCCGCCTCTGCCACTGCCCCTGGCCCTGCTGGGGGGCGGTGTGATCGCCGCAGGCGTGGGCTGGTTGTTCGGCCTGCCCAGCGGCCGCATCAAGGGCTTCTATCTGATGGTGACGACCCTGGCCTCGCAGTTCTTCCTGGAATGGCTGTTCGTCAAGTTCCCCTGGTTCTACAACAACGCATCCTCGGGCACCATCTCAGCCCCGCGCCTGCAGTGGGGCGGTTGGGATCTGTCCGGGCCGGGCGGCCGCTACGGCCTGACCCTGGCCTGCGTGGCGCTGCTGACCTGGGCTGCCGCCAACCTGGTGCGCAGCCAGACCGGCCGCAACTGGATGGCGGTGCGCGACATGGACACGGCCGCCGCGGTGATCGGCATCCCGGTGGAGCGGGTCAAGCGGCAGGCCTTCGCGGTCAGCTCCTTCTACCTGGGCATTGCCGGCGCGCTGTGGGCCTTCGCCTACCTGGGCACGGCGAGCGCCAGCAGCTTCGACATCAACCGCTCGTTCCAGATCCTCTTCATCATCATCATCGGGGGCATGGGCAGCCTGGCGGGCAACTTCATCGGCGCCGCCTTCATCAGCCTGTTGCCCATCGCACTGAGCGCCGCGGGGCAGTGGCTGCTGGGCGGGGCGGTCGACCCCGGCCAGATCCAGAACCTGCAGAAGATTCTTTTCGGGGTGTTGATCATCGGCTTCCTGATCAGGGAGCCGGATGGCCTGGCACGGCTGCTGACCCTGTGGCGAGAGAGGCTCGCCGTGTGGCCCTTGCGGTTCTGA